One Halococcus salsus genomic window, TGGACTATACTCCTCTCGGGAGTCGTTGCAGGATGGTTGATGGGTATGGCAACATGGCTTTCGGCCGCTAGCCGTGATACCATCGGACGGATCGTCTTCGTACTGCTTACTACCGCGGCCATTGGCTTCGGGCCGTTTCATCACGCGATTCTCGGGACAACCGAGGTGCTCTCGGCAATCGTACTGGGTGCAGGCGTCGCGCCTAGAGCATTTATCCCATTTCTCGTGTTCACCACTCTCGGTAATATCATCGGTGGCACGGTGTTCGTTGCCCTACTCAATTACGGTCATATCGCTCTCGCAGGCAAGCAGAAGGATATCGACTTCCAAGCCGATGGGATCGAGGACTCGTAATTCACACAGCGAGTAGACTTCGATCCGAGAGGAGGATGTTAAATACATTCGATCTTCTAGTATTGATGGGAGATTTGAGAGATCGGTGGTAAGTTGAGTCGGTCAAATTATCGCACCTTGTACTCTTGGGCTCCAATCCCGACTCACTAGTTTTCCCTGATTTGAGATTTACGTGATGGTTTCATAGTGGAATCACTATATGGTGTGCATCACCTCGCCGACTTCGATAGCAGACGTCATTTCGCCGTAACAGTTCGAGCAGACCCCATCACGTGCGAACTCGAGTTGTTGAGCGGTCATGGTCCCGACAATGGAGACCATTCGGTCGAGGTCACCGTGTCCGGCACCGTCCGATGGATACATGTTCGAAAAGACTGGGTGGCCACGACTGCACCGAACCACGAGCTGACCGGTCGAGTACTCGACCGTCAACGGAGCGTCGCAGAACAGACACTCCCCCTCTCGACGATGGCAGTCTGTGCTCCCCTTCCGTGAGCGTTCCGGCGAATATCGTTCCGACAATCGCGAGTCCGCGCTCCTGGAGGACGTATCCCTGGTCCGTCTTCCGAATGAACGACCCCCGGAGGCGCTTTAGATGGTAGCCGAAGTTCCCATCGTCCTCGTAGCCGACCCGATCACGGAGTTCGCTGAATGAGACCGGGCCACCGTCGTCGCGTAGCGCGTCGGAGAGCGCTATCAAGACCCGCAGTCGGACTTCGTTTCCTAACTCGGCTAATCCTTCCTCGGTCGCGGTGGGATCGTCGAACGCCGTCATATGTGCGAGACTACACGCTGGCCACATATTCTGTTCCGTTGTACGGTCCTCGTCGCTTGCTCTCGAAGCGCTCGGACACGATCAGGAGTCAGGAATCATTGTACAGACCGTCACTTCGTGACTCCCGCACCGGACAACCGGTTTGGACTGCCATGCCACGCTCGATTCCATGTATCGGAGTACGGCGAGCCATTATCTGAAGTCGTGAACTGCTCATGAGTATGTCCCCCGACGTACTCGGATCGAATCACAGGAATCCGATCCTTACCCAGAAGATCGGTCATGGTCTCACCCAGGAGCTACGCAACATGTGTGGTGCCGAACTCACAGCGTATACGGACATGATGTTTAAATCACATGCCGAGAGGTTTTCATGAATGATAGTCGACGCAATAGCCGATATCTGGTCCTAGACCGCCAGTTGCGCTAACAATTCGGCGCGACTGCTTGTCGACAACACGCCCGCTCGACTGGAGGACGAATGAGGTCCTTCTCGGAGACCTGGGGCGCACTTCGGGGCGACGGCGGGTTCAACTGGCGAACGTTCGGCATCCTGGTTCTCACAGGCCTGCTCAGCACGCTCGCCATCCTCCCAATGCAGTTGTACGGACAGGACCTTGGGATACTCCTCTGGTTGATAGTCGTCTCCACCCTATTGAACACGGGTATCCTGCTCGTCGTGGCCGTCGGTATCGGGACATTCCTCCACGACCGCGTGGGCCTGCACGTCCACCGATGGGCCGCGGACGCCATGCGACGCAATGGGCTTGCCTCCATCCTCGGACTGCTGTCGAGGGCGCTCATCGTCGGACTCGATGCCGTGGTCTTCGTGCCCCTAGTTCAGGACGCTATTATCGGCGGGGTTGTAGCCGAAACCCCACAAGCCCCCTTCTGGACCGGTTTCCTCGCCGGTTTCTATGGCGGTATCACTGAGGAACTGTTGCTCCGGTTCGGTCTCATGACGCTGCTCGTCTGGGGTGGCTGGAAACTAACCGGAAGCGACGGAGTACCCTCGGTGGGCATTGTTTGGGCAGCCATCGTTTTCGCAGCGGTACTGTTCGGTCTCGGCCACCTCCCGGCCACTACGGCGGTTTACGAACTGACGCCAGCCGTGGTCGTACGCGCGATCATACTCAATGGAGTGGTCGGAATCGTCTTCGGTTGGCTCTACTGGCGCTACGACCTGACGAAAGCGATGGTCAGTCATTTCTCAGCCGATATGGTGTTGCACGTCCTGCTGCCCACGCTGTTTCCCTAAGCTCCAGACAGCGCTTTCGGGCTGGTTGGTCGCCGTGAACGCTAACTTGCCGCCGATCCCGGCCATCGAAACTCCGAAGTGCCGGTAGAAGTTGAGACTAGCGCTTTCAATGCATAGCCCACTATCTGGAGCTGGCAGTCAACAATCCATCAGAAAACAGGCAGTTTATAGAAATCCAAACGCCGAGCCTCTGTAGTCTGGTTGTTTTACTTTGCATATACCTGCATAGAGTGACATGTTGTAGAGCTACCCCTCAACGGGCGCCTCGGCCGAACCCTGGATGTATCGCTCGCGATTGTCATCGATCGCCCTGACCGTCGTCCGGGTGATACCGGCTCGCCGGGCGAGCTCGCGTTTGCTCGTTCCTTTGTCGAGCTCATCGATGATGACGACCGCTGTATCATAGTCCTCGTTCGGAGTGAGATAGCCCTCTGAACCGACGTCGAACCCGAACGGTGGTCGACCGTGCCACTTCCCCTGAGCGCGGCTCGCCGTGATTCCCTCGCGAATGTTGTCGCGTTTGATCTCGGCCTCGAGCTCGGCGAACGTCGCGGCGACTGTAGAGGAACGCGCGCGTGTAGTGATCCGGATTCTTCGGATCGAGGTCAATCCCCATATCGAGGACGTGGAGCGCGACTTTGTTCGTATCGACGATTCGATCCACGGCGTCGGCGAAATCCCGAACCGATCGTGAGAGCCGCGACACCGCTGAGGTGACGACTCGCTCGACCTCCCAGTTCTCGACTGCCTCGATCATCTCGGCGTATCCATCGCGGTCGGTGTTGGTCCCCGTCTACTTGTCGGAATATACATCGATCATGGCGGGTTCAATCCCGAGTTGGTCGGTCGCGTAGTCGCTGGTCTGTCGCCGTTGGCGAGCAAGGCTTTGCTCGCTGGTGCTGACCCGACAGTAGAGAGCGGTTTTCCCGGACATGGTGGGGTGCTATGTATCAGAATTTGACCCGTATGTCATGCCATCTGAAGTCGGCTAGGTAGGATTCGTCATGCACGGCCACCCGCGAAATTTAGCCCAACGGACCAAATCTCACAGCGAACCGTGCATTAGGAATCCTACCTGGCCATCATCAGATAGCATATTTGCTTGAGAAAATGTGGCGACGGCCGTTTCGACACTAGATTCAGCTTCTTAAGAGATAACTACTAATACCAATTCCAACCATGAAGTCTACCGTCACCGAGACCACTGAAATGCGTTAATCATATATCTACAACCCTGACAGAAAGAACTGCGGAGAAGGGTCACAAAGCGAGACAGGCGGCGGTGCTGATATGCTCTGTACTCCCGGTGGCGACGGAAGTAAGCGACCCACACCAGATCGACGAAACCATTGTTCCGTCCTGTCTCGTGTGATAACCCTTCTTTGTCGTAACTTCTGAACGAGAGCACTCTGAATTACCCACTATATCCATCCAAAAGCATGTAGTCGTTAGTAGAAGCAGTCGCAAGGTGAGAAAGTCAGCAATAACAACAGGATCTGGGTTCTGGAGACATCAAAAACGTCGCACGGATAAATGGCTACTAATCTATTGACGGAAAGTTCGAAGTAAAGAGGTGCCCACCGAGAACCCTATACGAAAGTAGCGGAAATGTAGTAAGATGGCTGACCGAAAGTGGGCTTATCTCGGACTGTTGATAGTCGGGTTCGTAACCTGGACCATTTCGATGGTCATAACACTAAACCGAGGCGGGATATTCACAATTATCGTTTCTGGAACTTTTGCTATTGTATGTCTTTACCAAGGGTCTCGGTATAGAAGATGGAAGGAAATAGCAACGAAACGTGAAATCCCTCCATCAGTGATCTTCAGTGCAGTCCTTTTTGGAATAGCTGGTTTGGTCATGGTTGGATTCCTATTTGCTTGAAGATGATACTTAGAATAG contains:
- a CDS encoding CPBP family intramembrane glutamic endopeptidase, translating into MRSFSETWGALRGDGGFNWRTFGILVLTGLLSTLAILPMQLYGQDLGILLWLIVVSTLLNTGILLVVAVGIGTFLHDRVGLHVHRWAADAMRRNGLASILGLLSRALIVGLDAVVFVPLVQDAIIGGVVAETPQAPFWTGFLAGFYGGITEELLLRFGLMTLLVWGGWKLTGSDGVPSVGIVWAAIVFAAVLFGLGHLPATTAVYELTPAVVVRAIILNGVVGIVFGWLYWRYDLTKAMVSHFSADMVLHVLLPTLFP
- a CDS encoding DUF7347 domain-containing protein, whose protein sequence is MTAFDDPTATEEGLAELGNEVRLRVLIALSDALRDDGGPVSFSELRDRVGYEDDGNFGYHLKRLRGSFIRKTDQGYVLQERGLAIVGTIFAGTLTEGEHRLPSSRGGVSVLRRSVDGRVLDRSARGSVQSWPPSLFEHVSIGRCRTR